Proteins encoded by one window of Pseudorca crassidens isolate mPseCra1 chromosome 3, mPseCra1.hap1, whole genome shotgun sequence:
- the SMIM7 gene encoding small integral membrane protein 7, whose product MIGDILLFGTLLMNAGAVLNFKLKKKDTQGFGEESREPSTGDNIREFLLSLRYFRIFIALWNVFMMFCMIVLFGS is encoded by the exons ATGATCGGGGACATCCTGCTGTTTGG GACGCTGTTGATGAACGCCGGGGCGGTGCTCAACTTTAAGCT GAAAAAGAAGGACACGCAAGGCTTTGGGGAGGAGTCGAGGGAGCCCAGCACAG GTGACAACATCCGGGAGTTCTTGCTGAGCCTCAGATATTTTCGAATCTTCATCGCCCTATGGAATGTCTTCATGATGTTCTGCATGATAGT GCTCTTTGGCTCCTGA